In Fundulus heteroclitus isolate FHET01 chromosome 17, MU-UCD_Fhet_4.1, whole genome shotgun sequence, the following are encoded in one genomic region:
- the ipo8 gene encoding importin-8 isoform X2, which yields MDPNRIIQALKGTIDPNLRIAAENELNQSYKIINFAPTLLQIIVSEQVEFPVRQAAAIYLKNMVSQYWQDREPSAGEVVFPFNIHENDRQQIRDHIVEGIIRCPESIRAQLTMCLRAIIKHDFPGRWTAIVDKISMYLQSQNSGSWYGSLLSLYQLVKTYEYRKADEREPLLAAMQIFLPRIQQLISQLLGDATIFSVLIQKQVLKIFHALVQYSLPLRLINNEAMTQWMEILRAIMDRDVPHETLEVDEDDRPELAWWKCKKWALRIITRLFERYGSPGNVTKEYQEFADFFLKTYAVGIQQVLLKVVDQHRRGQYVTPRVLQQCLNYLNQSLLHSLTWKQMKPHMQTICQEVIFPLMCYRDEDERLWQEDPYEYIRMKFNLYDDHSLPAAAAQSLLCKAACKRKEVLPQMMEFCHKSLVDPSADPCSKDGALHCIGALAELLLKKRIYREQMELMLQNYVFPLLNSPMGYLRARSCWVLHCFSPLRFHDELVLRNAVELVRQDLIDDKEMPVKVEAAIALQALVSNQEQAKLYIRPYIRQVMQELLHVVRETENDDLTNVIQKMICEYNQEMAAIAVDMTQNLAEIFTRVLQSEEYEENEDKTVMALGILSTIDTILTVMEDHKEITQQLEGICLQVIGLVLQKPIIEFYEEILSLAFGLTCQTISPQMWQLLGVLYEVFQHDCFDYFTDMMPLLHNYVTVDTDMLLSNPKHLEVIYSMCKKVLTVDAGDDAECHAAKLLEVIILQCRGRGIEQCIPLFVEAVLERLMRGVKSSELRTMCLQVVIAALYYNPALLIQTLDNMHFAHSPQPITAHFINQWINDTEFFLGLHDRKMCIIGLSVLMELPSRPAALERVAAQIIPSVLLLFLGLKHLYASRLVNKPDLLARAGVQDEDQNEEIPSDEDDVSESQNATHQQSSLTAGQGGDDDDDEDDDDYWDEDAFEGTPLEEYSTPLDYDNGEDEYQFFTSTLLRIQNSNTAWYQCLTAPLSDDQKKQLQDIYSISQQRRSTGAKGH from the exons ATGGACCCAAACCGGATCATCCAGGCTCTGAAGGGGACCATCGACCCCAATCTGAGGATAGCGGCGGAGAATGAGCTCAATCAG TCCTACAAGATCATCAACTTTGCTCCCACCCTGCTTCAGATCATTGTGTCGGAGCAGGTGGAGTTTCCTGTCCGCCAAGCAG CCGCCATCTACCTGAAGAACATGGTGAGTCAGTACTGGCAGGACAGGGAGCCGTCTGCGGGGGAGGTGGTTTTCCCCTTCAACATTCACGAAAATGACCGGCAGCAGATCCGTGACCACATCGTGGAGGGCATCATCCGTTGTCCAGAGTCCATacg CGCCCAGCTGACCATGTGCCTGAGAGCCATCATCAAGCACGACTTCCCAGGCCGCTGGACCGCCATCGTGGACAAGATCAGCATGTACCTGCAGTCTCAGAACAGCGGCAGCTGGTACGGCAGCCTGCTGTCTCTCTACCAGCTCGTCAAAACATACGA ATACAGGAAGGCGGATGAGAGGGAGCCGCTGCTGGCGGCCATGCAGATCTTCCTCCCCAGGATCCAGCAGCTCATCAGCCAGCTGCTGGGCGATGCCACCATCTTCTCTGTCCTCATCCAGAAGCAGGTCCTGAAGATCTTCCACGCTCTCGTCCAG TACTCGCTGCCCCTGCGGCTGATCAACAACGAGGCGATGACGCAGTGGATGGAAATCCTGCGAGCCATCATGGACCGAGACGTTCCACAT GAGACTTTGGAGGTCGATGAGGACGACCGGCCGGAGCTGGCGTGGTGGAAGTGTAAGAAGTGGGCGCTGCGCATCATCACCAGACTGTTTGAGAG GTACGGAAGCCCGGGAAATGTGACCAAGGAGTACCAGGAGTTTGCAGACTTTTTCCTGAAGACGTATGCAGTGGGCATACAACAG GTCCTGCTGAAAGTGGTCGACCAGCACCGGCGGGGTCAGTATGTCACTCCTCGGGTTTTGCAACAGTGCCTCAACTACCTCAACCAGAGCCTTTTACACTCACTGACCTGGAAACAGATGAAGCCACATATGCAG actATATGCCAAGAGGTCATCTTCCCTCTGATGTGCTACAGAGACGAAGATGAGAGGCTGTGGCAGGAAGACCCGTATGAGTATATCCGGATGAAGTTTA ACCTCTACGATGACCATTCCCTGCCTGCAGCCGCCGCACAGAGCCTCCTCTGTAAAGCTGCCTGCAAGAGGAAAGAG GTTCTCCCTCAGATGATGGAGTTCTGCCACAAGAGCCTGGTAGACCCCTCTGCTGACCCCTGCAGTAAGGACGGGGCACTGCACTGTATCGGCGCGCTTGCTGAGCTCCTACTGAAG AAGAGGATATACAGGGAGCAGATGGAGCTGATGCTGCAAAACTACGTTTTCCCACTGCTCAACTCTCCAATGGGTTACCTCCGAGCCAGG TCATGCTGGGTGCTGCACTGCTTCAGCCCTCTGCGCTTCCACGACGAGCTGGTGCTTCGCAACGCTGTGGAGCTGGTCAGGCAGGACCTGATAGACGACAAAGAGATGCCCGTCAAGGTGGAGGCGGCCATTGCTTTGCAGGCGCTTGTCAGCAACCAGGAGCAAG CCAAGCTGTACATCCGGCCGTACATTCGCCAGGTGATGCAGGAGCTGCTGCACGTGGTCAGAGAGACGGAGAATGACGACCTGACCAACGTCATTCAGAAGATGATTTGCGAATACAATCAGGAGATGGCCGCCATAGCCGTGGACATGACACAGAACCTG GCGGAGATCTTCACCAGGGTCCTGCAGAGTGAAGAGTATGAGGAGAACGAGGACAAGACTGTCATGGCTCTGGGCATCCTCAGCACGATAGACACCATCCTTACCGTCATGGAGGACCACAAAGAG ATCACTCAGCAGCTGGAGGGGATCTGTTTGCAGGTGATCGGCCTGGTGCTGCAGAAGCCCATCATAG AGTTCTACGAGGAGATCCTGTCTTTGGCCTTCGGCCTCACCTGTCAGACCATCTCTCCCCAGATGTGGCAGCTCCTCGGGGTCCTGTATGAGGTCTTCCAGCACGACTGCTTCGACTACTTCACAG ACATGATGCCTCTTCTGCACAACTATGTCACCGTGGACACAGACATGCTTCTGTCCAACCCGAAGCACTTGGAGGTCATCTACAGCATGTGCAAAAAg GTGCTGACTGTAGATGCCGGGGATGACGCGGAGTGCCACGCTGCCAAACTCCTGGAGGTGATCATCCTGCAGTGCAGAGGCAGAGGCATCGAGCAG TGCATCCCCCTGTTCGTGGAGGCGGTGCTGGAGCGCTTGATGCGGGGGGTGAAGTCCAGCGAGCTGAGGACCATGTGTCTGCAGGTGGTCATCGCCGCGCTCTACTACAACCCCGCCCTGCTCATTCAGACGCTGGACAACATGCATTTCGCGCACAGCCCACAGCCCATCACAGCCCACTTCATCAACCAGTGGATAAACGACACCGAGTTCTTCCTGGG GCTCCACGACCGTAAAATGTGCATCATCGGCCTGAGCGTTCTGATGGAGCTCCCCAGCCGACCGGCAGCGCTGGAAAGAGTGGCCGCTCAGATCATCCCGTCcgtcctgctcctcttcctggGCCTCAAACACCTGTACGCGTCCCGTCTCGTCAACAAGCCGGACCTGCTGGCGCGGGCAGGGGTTCAGGACGAAGACCAAAACG AAGAGATCCCCAGCGATGAAGACGACGTGAGCGAGAGCCAAAACGCCACGCATCAGCAGTCCAGCCTGACGGCGGGCCAGGGAggcgacgacgacgacgacgaggaTGACGACGACTATTGGGACGAAGATGCCTTTGAGGGAACGCCCCTCGAGGAGTACAGCACGCCTCTGGACTACGACAACGGAGAGGACGAATATCAGTTCTTCACCTCCACCCTGCTGA ggaTTCAGAACAGCAATACTGCCTGGTACCAGTGTTTGACTGCTCCACTCAGTGACGACCAGAAAAAACAACTCCAGGACATCTACAGCATCTcacagcagaggaggagcaccGGTGCCAAGGGCCACTG A
- the ipo8 gene encoding importin-8 isoform X1, whose amino-acid sequence MDPNRIIQALKGTIDPNLRIAAENELNQSYKIINFAPTLLQIIVSEQVEFPVRQAAAIYLKNMVSQYWQDREPSAGEVVFPFNIHENDRQQIRDHIVEGIIRCPESIRAQLTMCLRAIIKHDFPGRWTAIVDKISMYLQSQNSGSWYGSLLSLYQLVKTYEYRKADEREPLLAAMQIFLPRIQQLISQLLGDATIFSVLIQKQVLKIFHALVQYSLPLRLINNEAMTQWMEILRAIMDRDVPHETLEVDEDDRPELAWWKCKKWALRIITRLFERYGSPGNVTKEYQEFADFFLKTYAVGIQQVLLKVVDQHRRGQYVTPRVLQQCLNYLNQSLLHSLTWKQMKPHMQTICQEVIFPLMCYRDEDERLWQEDPYEYIRMKFNLYDDHSLPAAAAQSLLCKAACKRKEVLPQMMEFCHKSLVDPSADPCSKDGALHCIGALAELLLKKRIYREQMELMLQNYVFPLLNSPMGYLRARSCWVLHCFSPLRFHDELVLRNAVELVRQDLIDDKEMPVKVEAAIALQALVSNQEQAKLYIRPYIRQVMQELLHVVRETENDDLTNVIQKMICEYNQEMAAIAVDMTQNLAEIFTRVLQSEEYEENEDKTVMALGILSTIDTILTVMEDHKEITQQLEGICLQVIGLVLQKPIIGMAEFYEEILSLAFGLTCQTISPQMWQLLGVLYEVFQHDCFDYFTDMMPLLHNYVTVDTDMLLSNPKHLEVIYSMCKKVLTVDAGDDAECHAAKLLEVIILQCRGRGIEQCIPLFVEAVLERLMRGVKSSELRTMCLQVVIAALYYNPALLIQTLDNMHFAHSPQPITAHFINQWINDTEFFLGLHDRKMCIIGLSVLMELPSRPAALERVAAQIIPSVLLLFLGLKHLYASRLVNKPDLLARAGVQDEDQNEEIPSDEDDVSESQNATHQQSSLTAGQGGDDDDDEDDDDYWDEDAFEGTPLEEYSTPLDYDNGEDEYQFFTSTLLRIQNSNTAWYQCLTAPLSDDQKKQLQDIYSISQQRRSTGAKGH is encoded by the exons ATGGACCCAAACCGGATCATCCAGGCTCTGAAGGGGACCATCGACCCCAATCTGAGGATAGCGGCGGAGAATGAGCTCAATCAG TCCTACAAGATCATCAACTTTGCTCCCACCCTGCTTCAGATCATTGTGTCGGAGCAGGTGGAGTTTCCTGTCCGCCAAGCAG CCGCCATCTACCTGAAGAACATGGTGAGTCAGTACTGGCAGGACAGGGAGCCGTCTGCGGGGGAGGTGGTTTTCCCCTTCAACATTCACGAAAATGACCGGCAGCAGATCCGTGACCACATCGTGGAGGGCATCATCCGTTGTCCAGAGTCCATacg CGCCCAGCTGACCATGTGCCTGAGAGCCATCATCAAGCACGACTTCCCAGGCCGCTGGACCGCCATCGTGGACAAGATCAGCATGTACCTGCAGTCTCAGAACAGCGGCAGCTGGTACGGCAGCCTGCTGTCTCTCTACCAGCTCGTCAAAACATACGA ATACAGGAAGGCGGATGAGAGGGAGCCGCTGCTGGCGGCCATGCAGATCTTCCTCCCCAGGATCCAGCAGCTCATCAGCCAGCTGCTGGGCGATGCCACCATCTTCTCTGTCCTCATCCAGAAGCAGGTCCTGAAGATCTTCCACGCTCTCGTCCAG TACTCGCTGCCCCTGCGGCTGATCAACAACGAGGCGATGACGCAGTGGATGGAAATCCTGCGAGCCATCATGGACCGAGACGTTCCACAT GAGACTTTGGAGGTCGATGAGGACGACCGGCCGGAGCTGGCGTGGTGGAAGTGTAAGAAGTGGGCGCTGCGCATCATCACCAGACTGTTTGAGAG GTACGGAAGCCCGGGAAATGTGACCAAGGAGTACCAGGAGTTTGCAGACTTTTTCCTGAAGACGTATGCAGTGGGCATACAACAG GTCCTGCTGAAAGTGGTCGACCAGCACCGGCGGGGTCAGTATGTCACTCCTCGGGTTTTGCAACAGTGCCTCAACTACCTCAACCAGAGCCTTTTACACTCACTGACCTGGAAACAGATGAAGCCACATATGCAG actATATGCCAAGAGGTCATCTTCCCTCTGATGTGCTACAGAGACGAAGATGAGAGGCTGTGGCAGGAAGACCCGTATGAGTATATCCGGATGAAGTTTA ACCTCTACGATGACCATTCCCTGCCTGCAGCCGCCGCACAGAGCCTCCTCTGTAAAGCTGCCTGCAAGAGGAAAGAG GTTCTCCCTCAGATGATGGAGTTCTGCCACAAGAGCCTGGTAGACCCCTCTGCTGACCCCTGCAGTAAGGACGGGGCACTGCACTGTATCGGCGCGCTTGCTGAGCTCCTACTGAAG AAGAGGATATACAGGGAGCAGATGGAGCTGATGCTGCAAAACTACGTTTTCCCACTGCTCAACTCTCCAATGGGTTACCTCCGAGCCAGG TCATGCTGGGTGCTGCACTGCTTCAGCCCTCTGCGCTTCCACGACGAGCTGGTGCTTCGCAACGCTGTGGAGCTGGTCAGGCAGGACCTGATAGACGACAAAGAGATGCCCGTCAAGGTGGAGGCGGCCATTGCTTTGCAGGCGCTTGTCAGCAACCAGGAGCAAG CCAAGCTGTACATCCGGCCGTACATTCGCCAGGTGATGCAGGAGCTGCTGCACGTGGTCAGAGAGACGGAGAATGACGACCTGACCAACGTCATTCAGAAGATGATTTGCGAATACAATCAGGAGATGGCCGCCATAGCCGTGGACATGACACAGAACCTG GCGGAGATCTTCACCAGGGTCCTGCAGAGTGAAGAGTATGAGGAGAACGAGGACAAGACTGTCATGGCTCTGGGCATCCTCAGCACGATAGACACCATCCTTACCGTCATGGAGGACCACAAAGAG ATCACTCAGCAGCTGGAGGGGATCTGTTTGCAGGTGATCGGCCTGGTGCTGCAGAAGCCCATCATAGGTATGGCAG AGTTCTACGAGGAGATCCTGTCTTTGGCCTTCGGCCTCACCTGTCAGACCATCTCTCCCCAGATGTGGCAGCTCCTCGGGGTCCTGTATGAGGTCTTCCAGCACGACTGCTTCGACTACTTCACAG ACATGATGCCTCTTCTGCACAACTATGTCACCGTGGACACAGACATGCTTCTGTCCAACCCGAAGCACTTGGAGGTCATCTACAGCATGTGCAAAAAg GTGCTGACTGTAGATGCCGGGGATGACGCGGAGTGCCACGCTGCCAAACTCCTGGAGGTGATCATCCTGCAGTGCAGAGGCAGAGGCATCGAGCAG TGCATCCCCCTGTTCGTGGAGGCGGTGCTGGAGCGCTTGATGCGGGGGGTGAAGTCCAGCGAGCTGAGGACCATGTGTCTGCAGGTGGTCATCGCCGCGCTCTACTACAACCCCGCCCTGCTCATTCAGACGCTGGACAACATGCATTTCGCGCACAGCCCACAGCCCATCACAGCCCACTTCATCAACCAGTGGATAAACGACACCGAGTTCTTCCTGGG GCTCCACGACCGTAAAATGTGCATCATCGGCCTGAGCGTTCTGATGGAGCTCCCCAGCCGACCGGCAGCGCTGGAAAGAGTGGCCGCTCAGATCATCCCGTCcgtcctgctcctcttcctggGCCTCAAACACCTGTACGCGTCCCGTCTCGTCAACAAGCCGGACCTGCTGGCGCGGGCAGGGGTTCAGGACGAAGACCAAAACG AAGAGATCCCCAGCGATGAAGACGACGTGAGCGAGAGCCAAAACGCCACGCATCAGCAGTCCAGCCTGACGGCGGGCCAGGGAggcgacgacgacgacgacgaggaTGACGACGACTATTGGGACGAAGATGCCTTTGAGGGAACGCCCCTCGAGGAGTACAGCACGCCTCTGGACTACGACAACGGAGAGGACGAATATCAGTTCTTCACCTCCACCCTGCTGA ggaTTCAGAACAGCAATACTGCCTGGTACCAGTGTTTGACTGCTCCACTCAGTGACGACCAGAAAAAACAACTCCAGGACATCTACAGCATCTcacagcagaggaggagcaccGGTGCCAAGGGCCACTG A